From the Kitasatospora viridis genome, one window contains:
- a CDS encoding MMPL family transporter, with protein sequence MTARPGLAVAVGDWSARHRKAAVLGWLLFVVLATVIGSMAGTHKTTDADNGVGESGRAVRMLDQAGLTPPAAETVLVQSGAFTADDPRFRSAVADTVAAVQGTGRVSDVRSPYDSGAFSADRHSALVEFAVQGAAKDAADKVQPVLDAVARTQAAHRDLSIAEFGDASAAKHFNDTFANDFAAAEWTALPLALGILLVVFGALVAAVLPVVLAMTAYLAAFGLLALTTPLVHTSDDASSVMLLVGLAVGVDYCLFYLRREREERAAGRDPQSALRIAAATSGHSVLVSGVTVVVAMAGMFLTGIADFTAMGLATIVVVVVAVLGSVTVLPAMLSMLGDRVEAARIPFIGRLRRSAPEGGSRLWGAVLGRVQQRPLAWTAVATIALLALSAPVLGLHTAQLSPAQELPRGDSVVQVGQRIAQAFPGSPIPSQIVVKAADVDGPAVRQAIAEFEQQAPASGSVFGPITVDSHPEHQLAVISVQLPGSGNDATSVSALTRLRTTVLPHTLGAVPGAEVAVGGSTAASVDFNAQLTDSAAPVFGFVLALAFVLMLASFRSLVVALVTTVLNLLSVGAAYGALSIVFQHGIGASLLGARSTGAITSWLPLFLFVILFGLSMDYHVFVVSRIKEGHDRGLDTRTAVAQGVRGTAGVVTSAAVIMIGVFAIFGTLTVTSMKQVGVGLAVAVLIDATVIRAVLLPAVLTLLGERTWYLPGWLHRLPDLSHGSADPVAPVAAPAGSVEVPSGA encoded by the coding sequence GTGACCGCAAGGCCGGGGCTCGCCGTCGCCGTCGGCGACTGGAGTGCCCGTCACCGAAAGGCCGCCGTCCTCGGCTGGCTGCTCTTCGTGGTGCTCGCCACCGTGATCGGCAGCATGGCGGGCACCCACAAGACCACCGACGCCGACAACGGGGTGGGGGAGTCCGGACGCGCCGTCAGGATGCTCGACCAGGCGGGCCTCACGCCGCCGGCCGCCGAGACGGTGCTGGTGCAGAGCGGCGCGTTCACCGCCGACGACCCGCGGTTCCGCTCGGCCGTCGCGGACACCGTGGCCGCCGTCCAGGGCACCGGGCGGGTGAGCGACGTGCGCAGCCCGTACGACTCCGGGGCGTTCTCCGCCGACCGGCACTCGGCGCTGGTCGAGTTCGCCGTGCAGGGGGCCGCCAAGGACGCGGCGGACAAGGTGCAGCCGGTGCTCGACGCGGTCGCCCGCACCCAGGCGGCGCACCGCGACCTGAGCATCGCGGAGTTCGGCGACGCCAGCGCCGCCAAGCACTTCAACGACACCTTCGCCAACGACTTCGCGGCCGCCGAGTGGACCGCCCTGCCGCTGGCCCTGGGCATCCTGCTGGTCGTCTTCGGGGCGCTGGTGGCGGCCGTACTGCCGGTGGTGCTGGCCATGACGGCCTACCTGGCCGCCTTCGGCCTGCTGGCGCTGACCACCCCGCTGGTGCACACCAGCGACGACGCCTCCTCGGTGATGCTGCTGGTCGGCCTGGCCGTCGGGGTCGACTACTGCCTGTTCTACCTGCGCCGGGAGCGCGAGGAGCGGGCCGCCGGCCGGGACCCGCAGAGCGCGCTGCGGATCGCCGCCGCCACCTCGGGGCACTCGGTGCTGGTCTCCGGGGTCACCGTGGTGGTCGCGATGGCCGGCATGTTCCTCACCGGGATCGCCGACTTCACGGCCATGGGGCTGGCGACGATCGTGGTCGTGGTGGTCGCGGTGCTCGGCTCGGTCACCGTGCTGCCCGCGATGCTGTCGATGCTCGGCGACCGGGTGGAGGCGGCCCGGATCCCGTTCATCGGTCGGCTGCGGCGATCCGCGCCCGAGGGCGGCAGCCGGCTCTGGGGTGCGGTGCTCGGCCGGGTGCAGCAGCGCCCGCTGGCCTGGACGGCGGTGGCGACGATCGCCCTGCTGGCCCTCTCGGCGCCCGTCCTCGGCCTGCACACCGCGCAGTTGAGCCCGGCCCAGGAGCTGCCCCGGGGCGACTCGGTGGTCCAGGTCGGCCAGCGGATCGCGCAGGCCTTCCCCGGCAGCCCGATCCCCAGCCAGATCGTGGTCAAGGCCGCGGACGTGGACGGGCCGGCGGTGCGCCAGGCGATCGCCGAGTTCGAGCAGCAGGCGCCGGCCTCCGGCAGCGTCTTCGGCCCGATCACGGTGGACTCCCACCCGGAGCACCAACTCGCGGTGATCAGCGTGCAGTTGCCCGGCTCCGGCAACGACGCGACCAGCGTCTCGGCGCTGACGCGGCTGCGCACCACCGTGCTGCCGCACACCCTCGGCGCGGTGCCGGGCGCCGAGGTGGCCGTGGGCGGCAGCACCGCCGCCTCGGTGGACTTCAACGCGCAACTGACCGACAGCGCCGCGCCGGTGTTCGGCTTCGTGCTGGCGCTCGCCTTCGTGCTGATGCTGGCCTCGTTCCGCTCGCTGGTGGTCGCGCTGGTCACCACGGTGCTCAACCTGCTCTCGGTGGGCGCCGCCTACGGGGCGCTGAGCATCGTCTTCCAGCACGGGATCGGCGCCTCGCTGCTGGGCGCCCGCAGCACCGGGGCGATCACCTCCTGGCTGCCGCTGTTCCTCTTCGTGATCCTGTTCGGGCTGAGCATGGACTACCACGTCTTCGTGGTCTCCCGGATCAAGGAGGGCCACGACCGGGGCCTGGACACCCGGACGGCCGTGGCGCAGGGGGTGCGCGGCACCGCCGGGGTGGTCACCAGCGCCGCCGTGATCATGATCGGGGTGTTCGCCATCTTCGGTACGCTGACGGTGACTTCGATGAAGCAGGTGGGCGTCGGCCTGGCGGTCGCGGTGCTGATCGACGCGACCGTGATCCGCGCCGTGCTGCTGCCGGCCGTGCTGACCCTGCTGGGCGAGCGCACCTGGTACCTGCCCGGCTGGCTGCACCGGCTGCCCGACCTCTCGCACGGCTCCGCCGACCCGGTGGCGCCGGTCGCGGCGCCCGCCGGCTCCGTCGAGGTGCCGAGCGGCGCGTAG
- a CDS encoding ketoacyl-ACP synthase III family protein, protein MRWENLYVAGLGAYLPEQVYTAEQAVADGVYGAGECEANGYRAVRVAADHETGPVMAAAAGRQAVERSGLAADDFDLVVHASVGHQGQDVWTPAHYVQNEAVGGNGAALEVRQGSNSGLAAVEVAASWIAARQGGASRTESGGATAALVTTGDAFKLPYWDRWKADEQVVYGDGAGALVLSTRGGFAKVRSTASRADSSLEPLYRGEDAWTAAPFHDGKPVDLAARKRHWLTRHEGAYDEAIARINQNFGAVLQTALADADTDLAGTQWFVHANMSKTIVQWGFHGALGLDPETTVYDWGLDHAHMGGGDQIIGLNRLFETGRPKPGDLIVAAGAGIGFMWTVAVLEVLDSPQWV, encoded by the coding sequence ATGCGTTGGGAGAACCTGTACGTCGCCGGCCTCGGCGCCTACCTGCCGGAGCAGGTCTACACCGCGGAACAGGCCGTCGCCGACGGGGTGTACGGCGCCGGGGAGTGCGAGGCCAACGGCTACCGCGCGGTGCGGGTCGCGGCCGACCACGAGACCGGCCCGGTGATGGCCGCCGCCGCCGGCCGGCAGGCGGTGGAGCGCTCCGGGCTCGCCGCCGACGACTTCGACCTGGTGGTGCACGCCAGCGTCGGCCACCAGGGCCAGGACGTCTGGACCCCGGCGCACTACGTGCAGAACGAGGCGGTCGGCGGCAACGGCGCCGCCCTGGAGGTGCGCCAGGGCTCCAACAGCGGCCTGGCCGCCGTCGAGGTGGCCGCCTCCTGGATCGCCGCCCGCCAGGGGGGCGCCTCCCGGACGGAGTCCGGGGGAGCGACCGCCGCGCTGGTCACCACCGGCGACGCCTTCAAGCTGCCCTACTGGGACCGCTGGAAGGCCGACGAGCAGGTGGTCTACGGCGACGGCGCGGGCGCGCTGGTGCTCTCCACCCGCGGCGGCTTCGCCAAGGTGCGCTCCACCGCCAGCCGCGCCGACTCCTCGCTGGAGCCGCTGTACCGCGGCGAGGACGCCTGGACCGCCGCGCCGTTCCACGACGGCAAGCCGGTCGACCTGGCCGCCCGCAAGCGCCACTGGCTGACCCGCCACGAGGGCGCCTACGACGAGGCGATCGCCCGGATCAACCAGAACTTCGGCGCGGTGCTGCAGACCGCGCTGGCCGACGCCGACACCGACCTGGCCGGCACCCAGTGGTTCGTCCACGCCAACATGTCCAAGACCATCGTGCAGTGGGGCTTCCACGGCGCGCTCGGGCTGGACCCGGAGACCACCGTCTACGACTGGGGCCTGGACCACGCGCACATGGGCGGCGGCGACCAGATCATCGGCCTCAACCGGCTGTTCGAGACCGGCCGCCCCAAGCCGGGCGACCTGATCGTGGCGGCGGGCGCCGGCATCGGCTTCATGTGGACGGTCGCGGTGCTGGAGGTCCTCGACAGCCCGCAGTGGGTCTGA
- a CDS encoding YrdB family protein, translated as MLTAAKNANLALAFLLELAVLFSVGLWGFTLSPRLPVKLLAGVGGPLLMVVLWSVFGAPGAPAALHGGIRLAFEVCWFGLGVVALALAGRVAPAVVFGVLFTANTVLARVWHQANA; from the coding sequence ATGCTCACCGCTGCCAAGAACGCCAACCTCGCACTGGCCTTCCTGCTGGAACTGGCCGTGCTCTTCTCGGTCGGCCTGTGGGGCTTCACGCTCAGCCCCCGACTGCCCGTCAAACTGCTCGCGGGGGTCGGCGGTCCGCTGCTGATGGTGGTCCTCTGGTCGGTCTTCGGCGCGCCCGGCGCCCCGGCGGCGCTGCACGGCGGCATCCGACTGGCCTTCGAGGTCTGCTGGTTCGGGCTCGGCGTGGTGGCCCTCGCGCTCGCCGGGCGGGTCGCCCCCGCGGTGGTGTTCGGGGTGCTGTTCACGGCCAACACCGTGCTGGCCCGGGTCTGGCACCAGGCCAACGCCTGA